The sequence below is a genomic window from Romeriopsis navalis LEGE 11480.
CAATGAGGCATCGCATCCCCAATGGAACCATCTCGCTATGGCCTTAACCAAGTTGGGGCGCTATGAGGAGGCCCTGACGAGCTACGACAAAGCCATTGCGCTCAAACGTAATCACCATAAAACTTGGTATAACCGGGGCAATATTTTGTTGCGGCTCGGTGCCATTCGCGAAGCCCTAAGCAACTATGAAAAAGCGATTCAGATTCAGCCCCAATATGTCCGTGTTTGGTACAACCAAGCCGTCGCTTTTAGCCGACTAGGGCAATTAGAAGAAGCGCTTGCCAGCTACGATCAGGCCCTGGCAATTCGGCCGCACTTTGCCGATGCACTATATAACCAAGCCAATCTTTTATGCCGCTTAGAGCGCTATCCAGAAGCCCTACGAAAATATGAGCGCGTGATCGAAATTCGACCCCGGCTATTTTCTGCGTGGTTTAATCGCGGCAATGTCTTACGCAAACTCCAGCTCTATGAGGATGCACTTGCTAGCTTCGATCGTGCCATTGATCTCGATCCAAAAGCTTTTGAAGTCTGGTTCCATCGTGGCAAAACCCTACACAAGCTGTATCGCTATAAAGCCGCTATCGCCAGCTACAGTAAAGCCTTAAGACTACGACCCCGATTTGCCGAAGGGTGGTACGGGCGAGGCTACACCCATTATAAAGATGGTCATCCCGAGCAAGCCATTGCCGATTTTGATAAAGCCGTCGATGTCAATGCGGAATATTTTGAAGCCTGGCGCGCCCGGGGATCAGCCTTGAGAAAGCTCGGTCGATTTGAAGAAGCGATCGTCAGTTTTGATTGCGCCCTCGAAGTGAATCCCGAATCACCAGAGACTTGGTATCATCGGGGCCGGTCGCTCGATCATCTGGGCCAAACTGGCGCCGCCGTCGCCAGCTATGACAAGGCACTAACGCTGAACCCCGAATTTTCCCGCGCTTGGTACAGCCGAGGGGTAGCTTTTAGTCGACTCGGCGAACATGCGATCGCCATTACTAATTTCGATCATGCGCTGGGGATCAATCCTAGTTATTTAGATGCCGCACGGCGGCGGCGGATCTCCTTACGCCAACTCAAAAACGTCGTGACCAAACCACCGAGTTAAACGACCAATGCCAGCCCCGTCAAGGCCAAAATGTTCTAAACGAACCCTATGCAAGATAAACCACAAGGTTTTGAAGAATTTGCATGGCGTGTTGGACTTTTCCACATCAACTTCCCTATAATTCTCACCAATATTACTGTCGAGCTAACTGTGCAGAATGAACTTTAATGCTTGTGATTTCTGTGTTTTAATGCGGAGCAGGAAATATTCGGTGTGAAGTGTATTGGAGTGAGGACTCATAATGAAGTCTTGGCAAAAAGGTTTAATGGCAGCGCCAGTAATGTTGGGGGCAACGTTAGTTGCGTCCACCGCAAGTGCTTCGGAGGTTCTATTTTCCTCTAGCGCAGCCCCAGGCAATGCGATGTCCAGCGTGATGCCCGTATCAGAATTAGCAGCAGCAGCAAAGCCCAGTAATGCGATGTCCAGTGTGACATCGGTGTCACAGCTTTCGGATGTCCGTCCAACTGATTGGGCTTTCCAGGCACTGCAATCCTTAGTTGAGCGCTACGGTTGTATCGCGGGTTACCCCGATAAGACTTACCGGGGCAACCGTGCCATGACTCGCTACGAGTTTGCGGCCGGTTTGAACGCTTGTATGGATCGCGTCAACGAGTTGATTGCTGCGGCCACTAACGACATGGCCTCGAAGCAAGACTTGGCAACTTTGCAAAAGCTCCAAGAAGACTTCGCCGCAGAACTCGCAACTCTACGGGGCCGCGTCGATGCGGTCGAAGCGAAAACCGCAACACTCGAAAAGCAACAGTTTTCCACCACGACCAAGCTCAAAGGTGAGGTCGTCTTCGCGATTTCTGACACCTTCAGTAGCAATGACAATACTGAAACAGTATTCCAAGATAAAATTCGTCTGCAGCTCGTCACTAGTTTCACTGGGAAAGACAAGCTGTTTACGCGTTTGACCGCTGGT
It includes:
- a CDS encoding tetratricopeptide repeat protein, producing the protein MRQSSGASTFDRARRAAKSGNYLEAIAGFTQVLESHPDWDKAWYAKGKALVTAGELTEAVNCFREAISLNEASHPQWNHLAMALTKLGRYEEALTSYDKAIALKRNHHKTWYNRGNILLRLGAIREALSNYEKAIQIQPQYVRVWYNQAVAFSRLGQLEEALASYDQALAIRPHFADALYNQANLLCRLERYPEALRKYERVIEIRPRLFSAWFNRGNVLRKLQLYEDALASFDRAIDLDPKAFEVWFHRGKTLHKLYRYKAAIASYSKALRLRPRFAEGWYGRGYTHYKDGHPEQAIADFDKAVDVNAEYFEAWRARGSALRKLGRFEEAIVSFDCALEVNPESPETWYHRGRSLDHLGQTGAAVASYDKALTLNPEFSRAWYSRGVAFSRLGEHAIAITNFDHALGINPSYLDAARRRRISLRQLKNVVTKPPS